The following proteins come from a genomic window of Gordonia westfalica:
- a CDS encoding acyl-CoA synthetase, translated as MVSVTGVVGTAVEQVQDAVGAFKVLKRSGLLDPTRPKELLTTVKRAKIIGPCASVVAHGADEYPDAGAVADERGELTYGELNANANALANHLLAAGIERGSVIGVIARDHRGLLTTMSAAGKAVLRLAMMNTGFGKTQFVEVAEREKIVAMLYDEEFTDLADALPADTLRIVTWVDGERPVPEGVRTLDDIVDGGDTSTPAEPDEWAGLVILTSGTTGLPKGAQRSKLSPFSSALLLDRIPFPQRGTMVIVSPIFHSTGFALWGVGAALGNKAVVMRRFDPEKTLAALAEHKAEVLVAVPTMLHRMVALGPDVIKKYDTSALRIVVIAGSALSPTLSEAVQDTFGDVLYNLYGSTEVAVASVAQPKELRLAPGTVGRAPVTSRLALFDDEGRRISGTNIRGRLFVRNGAPFEGYTDGRNKEVIDGYMSTGDMARFDEHGLLHIDGRDDDMIVSGGENVYPLEVENLLAEHPDIDDVAVIGVDDDEFGKRLRAFIVSAPHANPTPEDIKAHVKAHLARYKVPRDVVFVEELPRNPTGKLVRRQLPTGPL; from the coding sequence ATGGTCTCGGTGACCGGTGTGGTGGGAACTGCCGTCGAACAGGTGCAGGACGCCGTCGGGGCGTTCAAGGTGCTCAAGCGTTCGGGACTGCTGGATCCCACGCGGCCCAAGGAGCTCCTGACAACGGTCAAGCGCGCGAAGATCATCGGACCGTGCGCCTCGGTGGTGGCGCACGGTGCGGACGAGTATCCGGACGCGGGTGCGGTTGCCGACGAACGCGGCGAACTGACCTACGGCGAACTGAACGCCAACGCCAACGCGCTGGCCAACCATCTGTTGGCCGCCGGCATCGAGCGGGGCTCGGTGATCGGCGTCATCGCCCGCGATCATCGAGGCCTGCTGACCACGATGAGTGCCGCCGGCAAAGCCGTTCTGCGGCTGGCGATGATGAACACCGGATTCGGCAAGACCCAGTTCGTCGAGGTCGCCGAACGCGAGAAGATCGTCGCGATGCTCTATGACGAGGAGTTCACCGACCTCGCCGATGCCCTCCCTGCCGATACCCTCAGGATCGTCACCTGGGTCGACGGTGAGCGTCCGGTCCCCGAGGGCGTTCGAACCCTCGACGACATCGTCGACGGTGGGGACACGTCCACGCCCGCGGAACCGGATGAGTGGGCCGGACTCGTGATCCTCACCAGCGGCACGACCGGTCTGCCCAAAGGAGCGCAACGCTCGAAGTTGTCGCCGTTCTCCAGCGCACTCCTGCTCGACCGCATCCCGTTCCCGCAGCGCGGCACGATGGTGATCGTCTCGCCGATCTTCCACTCCACCGGGTTCGCCCTCTGGGGTGTGGGGGCGGCTCTGGGCAACAAGGCCGTCGTGATGCGACGGTTCGACCCGGAGAAGACCCTGGCCGCGCTCGCCGAGCACAAGGCGGAGGTCCTGGTCGCGGTGCCGACGATGCTCCACCGCATGGTGGCCCTCGGTCCCGACGTCATCAAGAAGTACGACACGTCCGCACTGCGAATCGTCGTGATCGCGGGATCGGCCCTCTCGCCAACGCTTTCGGAAGCCGTCCAGGACACCTTCGGTGACGTCCTCTACAACCTCTACGGGTCGACGGAGGTGGCCGTGGCCTCGGTCGCGCAGCCGAAGGAACTGCGGCTCGCCCCGGGCACGGTGGGCCGGGCGCCGGTCACGAGCCGTCTCGCCCTGTTCGACGACGAGGGTCGACGGATCTCCGGAACCAACATCCGCGGAAGGCTTTTCGTCCGCAACGGCGCGCCCTTCGAGGGATACACCGACGGGCGGAACAAGGAGGTCATCGACGGGTACATGTCCACCGGCGACATGGCGCGGTTCGACGAGCACGGCCTGCTGCACATCGACGGCCGCGACGACGACATGATCGTCTCCGGCGGTGAGAACGTCTACCCGCTCGAGGTGGAGAACCTGCTCGCCGAACACCCCGACATCGACGACGTCGCGGTGATCGGCGTGGACGACGACGAGTTCGGAAAACGGTTGCGGGCGTTCATCGTTTCCGCTCCGCATGCGAATCCGACGCCGGAGGACATCAAGGCCCACGTGAAGGCGCACCTCGCCCGGTACAAGGTGCCGCGGGACGTCGTGTTCGTCGAGGAACTACCACGCAACCCCACCGGCAAGCTCGTCCGCCGGCAGTTGCCGACCGGGCCGCTGTAG
- a CDS encoding SDR family oxidoreductase, whose translation MSDHLQDKTIIITGAGGGFGKVIAEKCAARGARVVGVDIDAEGLTAVVDGIAAAGGSAVGQVADVTDMEQMRAAATLAVERFGAIDVIVNNAGVMPLAFFADHERAWEKWHKAIDIHIKGVVNGISAVYDQMIAQGRGQVVNIASIYGNGGFEGSGVYSATKAAVTMLSDSLRIEAKGKIKVTTVKPTGVAGTNLASWIVNDRAIRGIVGQRVSSYKEHITQMLQGELPPELTDADSIKYWLITPEDLAEAVVHVIDQPWGISLSDVTVRASGEDYLY comes from the coding sequence ATGTCAGATCACCTGCAGGACAAGACCATCATCATCACCGGAGCCGGTGGTGGATTCGGCAAGGTCATCGCCGAGAAGTGCGCGGCACGCGGCGCACGTGTCGTCGGCGTGGACATCGACGCCGAGGGCCTGACCGCTGTTGTCGACGGCATCGCCGCCGCAGGCGGATCGGCGGTCGGTCAGGTCGCCGACGTGACCGACATGGAGCAGATGCGCGCGGCCGCAACGCTCGCCGTAGAGAGGTTCGGGGCGATCGACGTCATCGTCAACAACGCCGGCGTCATGCCTCTCGCGTTCTTCGCCGATCACGAACGCGCTTGGGAGAAGTGGCACAAGGCCATCGACATCCACATCAAAGGCGTCGTGAACGGCATCTCCGCCGTCTACGACCAGATGATCGCGCAGGGCCGCGGACAGGTCGTCAACATCGCGTCGATCTACGGCAACGGCGGCTTCGAGGGGTCCGGGGTCTACAGCGCGACGAAGGCCGCGGTCACCATGCTGTCGGATTCGCTGCGGATCGAGGCGAAGGGCAAGATCAAGGTCACCACGGTCAAACCCACCGGTGTCGCCGGCACCAACCTCGCGAGCTGGATCGTCAACGACCGCGCGATCCGCGGCATCGTCGGCCAGCGCGTGTCGTCGTACAAGGAACACATCACCCAGATGCTGCAGGGCGAACTACCGCCCGAGCTGACCGACGCGGACTCGATCAAGTACTGGCTCATCACTCCGGAGGACCTCGCCGAGGCCGTCGTCCACGTCATCGACCAGCCCTGGGGCATCAGCCTGTCCGACGTGACCGTCCGCGCGAGTGGCGAGGACTACCTGTACTGA
- a CDS encoding MarR family winged helix-turn-helix transcriptional regulator, with amino-acid sequence MSSDPENAASHPTDPDPIGPDAIGGLEAELTDFWRRGRIRTRLRAREIDSRLDPSCYPLISVLARHNSMPMSDLVSAVGMEKSTVTRQIDAVVRLGLAERHPDPRDARARVITLTDHGRERVDAVLASAVSEWRARLAQWDPDDIRTLTRLLHRLGEATNDPVVDPNS; translated from the coding sequence ATGAGCTCGGACCCGGAGAACGCCGCGTCCCACCCGACAGACCCCGACCCCATCGGCCCCGATGCCATCGGCGGTCTGGAAGCCGAGCTCACCGACTTCTGGCGACGCGGCCGAATCCGTACGCGTCTGCGGGCCCGAGAGATCGACAGCCGTCTCGACCCGTCGTGCTATCCGCTCATATCCGTGCTCGCACGACACAACTCGATGCCGATGTCCGATTTGGTCAGCGCCGTCGGGATGGAGAAGTCGACGGTCACGCGCCAGATCGACGCCGTCGTCCGGCTCGGACTCGCCGAGCGGCACCCCGACCCCCGCGATGCGCGGGCCCGGGTGATCACGCTGACCGATCACGGCCGCGAACGCGTCGACGCCGTCCTCGCCTCGGCCGTCTCCGAGTGGCGCGCCCGTCTCGCCCAGTGGGACCCGGACGACATCCGCACCCTCACGCGTCTGCTTCACCGGCTCGGCGAGGCGACCAACGACCCGGTCGTCGACCCGAATTCCTGA
- a CDS encoding CaiB/BaiF CoA transferase family protein, which translates to MPRSAGAAPLPRSADTAPLPLEGITVVALEQAVAAPLATRHLADLGARVIKVERVGEGDFARQYDSAVRGGAGSHFVWLNRGKESVELDLKSDAGRDAIKTLIAGADVFLQNLAPGAAARLGLGADVLRADHPELIVIDMSGYGDAGPYRDRKAYDMLVQAETGLISVTGTPEDMTKTGIPSSDIAAGMYALTSVLSALFRRATTGVGARVSVSMFDATVEWMGHPMYMRLYGGRQIARVGLGHAAIVPYDKYPTQDGTILIGVQNDRGWDTLTRVVLERPDLAEDARYKTNIERVSRRAEVDAIIAAETKRFTTDELDRRLADAGVPAAEIRDLEAVVEHPQLSERDRWRDVDTEVGPIKAVLPPMTFDDVELAMGAVPALGEHTDAVLREFGIGTDEQP; encoded by the coding sequence CTGCCGCGCTCCGCGGGCGCTGCCCCGCTGCCGCGCTCCGCGGACACTGCCCCGCTGCCGCTCGAGGGCATCACCGTCGTCGCCCTCGAGCAGGCCGTCGCCGCCCCCTTGGCCACCCGACACCTCGCCGATCTGGGCGCACGGGTGATCAAGGTGGAGCGCGTCGGCGAGGGGGACTTCGCCCGGCAGTACGACTCCGCGGTGCGCGGCGGGGCGGGTTCGCATTTCGTCTGGCTGAACCGGGGTAAGGAATCGGTCGAACTCGACCTCAAGAGCGACGCCGGCCGCGACGCGATCAAGACTCTGATCGCCGGGGCGGACGTCTTCCTGCAGAATCTCGCGCCCGGAGCCGCGGCCCGGCTCGGACTCGGCGCCGACGTCCTGCGCGCCGACCATCCCGAGCTGATCGTCATCGACATGTCCGGATACGGCGACGCCGGTCCGTACCGCGACCGCAAGGCCTACGACATGCTCGTGCAGGCCGAGACCGGCCTGATCTCGGTGACCGGCACCCCCGAGGACATGACCAAGACCGGCATCCCGTCCTCCGACATCGCCGCCGGCATGTACGCACTCACCTCGGTGCTCTCGGCACTGTTCCGCCGGGCGACCACCGGGGTCGGCGCGCGGGTGTCGGTGTCGATGTTCGACGCCACGGTCGAGTGGATGGGCCACCCCATGTACATGCGGCTCTACGGCGGCCGCCAGATCGCGCGGGTGGGCCTCGGCCACGCGGCGATCGTGCCGTACGACAAGTACCCCACGCAGGACGGGACCATCCTCATCGGCGTCCAGAACGACCGCGGCTGGGACACACTGACCCGCGTCGTGCTCGAGCGCCCCGATCTCGCCGAAGACGCTCGGTACAAGACCAACATCGAACGTGTCTCTCGCCGGGCGGAGGTCGACGCCATCATCGCCGCGGAGACCAAGCGGTTCACCACCGACGAACTCGACCGCCGGCTCGCCGACGCCGGAGTGCCCGCCGCCGAGATCCGCGACCTCGAGGCCGTGGTGGAGCATCCTCAACTCAGCGAACGCGACCGCTGGCGTGACGTCGACACCGAGGTCGGACCGATCAAGGCCGTGCTGCCGCCGATGACCTTCGACGACGTCGAGTTGGCGATGGGAGCCGTGCCCGCCCTCGGCGAACACACCGACGCGGTGCTCCGCGAGTTCGGCATCGGCACGGACGAGCAGCCCTGA
- a CDS encoding catalase, with translation MSDDSLYTTRDSGAPAGSDEHSLTVGAGGPIVLHDHYLIEQMAQFNRERIPERQPHAKGSGAFGTFETTEDVSAYTSAALFQPGVKTEMVARFSTVAGERGSPDTWRDPRGFALKFYTSEGIYDMVGNNRPIFFVKDPMKFQHFIRSQKRRQDNNLRDHDMQWDFWTLSPESAHQVTWLMGDRGIPKTWRHMNGYSSHTYLWVNAEGVKHWVKYHFKSDQGVEHLTQHEADQMAAADTDFHTRDLFENIDAGNHPSWTLKVQLMPFDDAVSYRFNPFDLTKVWPHGDYPLIDVGKMTLHTNPVDHHTQIEQVAFEPNNVVPGIGFSPDRMLLGRVFSYADAHRHRLGGNYKQIPVNAPKNEVHSYSKDGAMRIHNVTDPVYAPNSKGGPSALYPGQGEPQWAANGEILRSAYVDHPEDDDWGQAGTMVREVFDDDARERFVDNVVGHLLNGVSEPVLQRAFEYWSRVDPDIGARIKSGVTEKKDESDPKKDDQGNPARSSMQEKAKAEKA, from the coding sequence ATGTCCGACGATTCGCTGTACACAACCCGGGACTCGGGTGCGCCGGCCGGGAGTGACGAACACTCTCTGACGGTGGGCGCCGGAGGACCGATCGTCCTGCACGATCACTATCTGATCGAGCAGATGGCCCAGTTCAACCGCGAACGAATCCCCGAACGACAGCCACATGCCAAGGGCAGCGGCGCATTCGGAACGTTCGAGACCACCGAGGACGTCTCGGCCTACACCAGCGCCGCGCTGTTCCAGCCCGGCGTCAAAACCGAGATGGTGGCACGGTTCTCGACCGTGGCCGGCGAACGGGGTAGCCCTGACACCTGGCGTGACCCGCGCGGTTTCGCGCTGAAGTTCTATACGTCCGAAGGCATCTACGACATGGTCGGCAACAACAGGCCGATCTTCTTCGTCAAGGACCCGATGAAGTTCCAGCACTTCATCCGTTCCCAGAAACGGCGCCAGGACAACAATCTTCGCGACCACGACATGCAGTGGGACTTCTGGACGCTCTCACCCGAGTCCGCACACCAGGTCACCTGGCTGATGGGCGACCGCGGCATCCCGAAGACGTGGCGCCACATGAACGGCTACAGCTCGCACACCTATCTGTGGGTCAACGCCGAGGGCGTGAAGCACTGGGTCAAATACCATTTCAAGTCCGACCAGGGCGTGGAACACCTGACGCAGCACGAGGCGGACCAGATGGCTGCCGCCGACACCGATTTCCACACCCGGGATCTCTTCGAGAACATCGATGCGGGCAACCACCCGAGCTGGACGCTCAAGGTCCAGCTCATGCCGTTCGACGACGCGGTGAGCTACCGCTTCAACCCGTTCGACCTGACCAAGGTGTGGCCGCACGGCGACTATCCGCTGATCGACGTCGGCAAGATGACGCTGCACACCAACCCGGTCGATCACCACACACAGATCGAGCAGGTCGCCTTCGAGCCCAACAACGTCGTGCCCGGCATCGGCTTCAGCCCCGACCGGATGCTGCTCGGACGGGTGTTCTCCTACGCCGACGCCCACCGGCACCGCCTCGGCGGCAACTACAAGCAGATCCCGGTGAACGCGCCGAAGAACGAGGTCCACTCGTACTCCAAGGACGGCGCGATGCGTATCCACAACGTGACCGACCCGGTCTACGCGCCGAACTCCAAGGGCGGCCCCTCTGCGCTGTATCCCGGTCAGGGAGAACCACAGTGGGCGGCCAACGGTGAGATCCTGCGGAGCGCCTACGTCGATCACCCCGAGGACGACGACTGGGGACAGGCCGGCACGATGGTCCGCGAGGTGTTCGACGACGACGCGCGAGAGCGTTTCGTCGACAACGTCGTCGGCCATCTCCTCAACGGTGTCTCCGAACCCGTGCTGCAGCGCGCGTTCGAGTACTGGAGCCGCGTCGATCCCGACATCGGTGCCCGCATCAAGTCCGGCGTGACCGAGAAGAAGGACGAGTCCGATCCCAAGAAGGACGATCAGGGCAACCCCGCCCGGTCGTCGATGCAGGAGAAGGCCAAGGCCGAAAAAGCCTGA
- a CDS encoding DUF2236 domain-containing protein, whose protein sequence is MEHDGASRGRSVLSTVTAGLLTPELRELLGIDWGAGRRFLFRLISLQSRLIIPRLPKAIRMVPHARAAYR, encoded by the coding sequence GTGGAACACGACGGTGCGTCCCGTGGCCGGTCTGTCCTGTCCACGGTCACCGCAGGGCTCCTCACACCGGAACTCCGCGAACTGCTCGGCATCGACTGGGGCGCCGGCCGTCGCTTCCTGTTCCGCCTGATCTCGCTGCAGTCGAGGCTGATCATCCCGCGCCTGCCCAAGGCCATCCGCATGGTTCCTCACGCCCGGGCCGCCTACAGATAG
- a CDS encoding competence/damage-inducible protein A, whose product MSVRAGIIVTGTEVLTGRITDQNGPWLSEQLLELGVDVAHITICGDRPADLTAQLRFLANQQVDLIVTSGGLGPTADDLTVATVAEFCGRDVHLDRALEKHIAGVIRRWRPDTVDLDEGPTRIGIRKQACVPAGATAIPPTGTAPGVAIPATAGDQPLPTILILPGPPGELQAMWPTAIASPAVADVLSRADDLQQETIRAYGLHEAELAETLRRAEESVAGFDALEITTCLRRGELDMVTRFAADDSATYGELLAFLTEHHGRQIFSTDGSTIEDQLIATLDGRLIATAESCTGGLIAARLTDRPGSSAYVMGGVVSYSNDAKSDLIDVPAELIASHGAVSEEVAAAMAEGARRRLKSDVAVSTTGIAGPDGGTEAKPVGTVCFGVAIEGRPTYTITRRFPGDRERVRSLTTTAALHLVVGQLRRDSDAS is encoded by the coding sequence GTGAGTGTGCGCGCAGGCATCATCGTGACCGGGACCGAGGTACTGACCGGGCGGATCACCGACCAGAACGGCCCGTGGCTGTCCGAGCAACTGCTCGAACTCGGCGTCGACGTCGCCCACATCACGATCTGCGGAGACCGGCCCGCCGACCTCACCGCGCAGCTGCGGTTCCTCGCCAACCAGCAGGTCGATCTCATCGTCACCAGTGGCGGCCTCGGCCCCACCGCCGACGATCTGACGGTGGCGACGGTCGCCGAGTTCTGCGGACGCGACGTCCACCTCGACCGGGCCCTCGAGAAACACATCGCCGGCGTCATCCGACGCTGGCGCCCCGACACCGTCGATCTCGACGAGGGCCCCACCCGCATCGGCATCCGTAAGCAGGCCTGTGTTCCCGCCGGCGCCACCGCGATTCCACCCACCGGCACGGCACCGGGCGTCGCCATCCCCGCGACAGCCGGAGACCAGCCTCTTCCCACGATCCTGATCCTTCCCGGCCCACCCGGCGAGCTGCAGGCGATGTGGCCGACCGCCATCGCCTCACCTGCGGTTGCCGACGTGCTGTCCCGCGCCGACGACCTTCAGCAGGAGACCATCCGGGCCTACGGCCTGCACGAGGCCGAACTCGCCGAGACGCTGCGTCGCGCAGAGGAATCGGTCGCCGGCTTCGACGCCCTCGAGATCACCACGTGCCTACGACGCGGGGAACTCGACATGGTCACCCGCTTCGCCGCCGACGACTCCGCAACCTACGGCGAGCTGCTGGCGTTCCTCACCGAACACCATGGGCGACAGATCTTCTCGACCGACGGCTCGACCATCGAGGATCAGCTGATCGCCACCCTCGACGGCCGGCTGATCGCCACCGCGGAATCCTGCACCGGCGGACTAATCGCGGCACGGCTGACCGATCGCCCCGGGTCCTCCGCCTACGTCATGGGCGGCGTCGTGTCGTACTCCAACGATGCGAAGTCCGATCTGATCGACGTCCCCGCCGAATTGATCGCCTCGCACGGCGCGGTCAGCGAAGAGGTCGCCGCCGCGATGGCCGAGGGAGCGCGCCGCCGCCTGAAGTCCGACGTCGCGGTCTCGACCACCGGCATCGCCGGGCCGGACGGCGGGACCGAGGCCAAGCCGGTCGGCACCGTCTGTTTCGGCGTCGCGATCGAGGGACGACCCACCTACACGATCACGCGACGCTTCCCCGGTGACCGGGAACGGGTCCGGTCCCTCACCACCACCGCCGCGTTGCACCTGGTCGTCGGACAGCTGAGAAGAGACTCCGACGCCAGTTGA
- a CDS encoding esterase/lipase family protein: MTATLGVAGVGTAEAAPSKKYPVSWDFRSAIPNVLNQTLDAHWSPPGANDPSCKLTKERPNPVILLNATATTQWAYSAGAPYLANRGYCVYTFNYGNITPIPSFPIQGLADIEGSAREISRKIDQIMRRTGAKKVDLVGWSQGGGLLPHYYIDFLGGDKKVDKVIGIAPGNHGSTGDMLTYVRYFIPPFGPVGYDIFKALFPAFAQQAQYSDLVRKVYGNGDTKPGPHYTTIVTKYDEIATPFTNGFLEGDNVTNILLQDDCPVDLSEHLSINFSERTWRHVRNAMAFATSRGRTPTARAGVR; encoded by the coding sequence ATGACAGCGACCTTGGGCGTCGCCGGGGTGGGCACGGCCGAGGCCGCGCCGTCGAAGAAGTACCCCGTGTCCTGGGACTTCCGGTCCGCGATCCCGAACGTGCTCAACCAGACGCTGGACGCCCACTGGTCTCCGCCGGGCGCCAACGACCCGTCGTGCAAGCTGACGAAGGAACGCCCCAACCCGGTGATCCTGCTGAACGCCACGGCCACCACGCAGTGGGCCTACAGTGCCGGCGCCCCCTATCTCGCCAACCGCGGGTACTGCGTCTACACGTTCAACTACGGCAACATCACGCCGATCCCCAGCTTCCCCATCCAGGGCCTCGCCGACATCGAGGGGTCGGCCCGCGAGATCTCGCGCAAGATCGATCAGATCATGCGCCGCACCGGCGCGAAGAAGGTCGACCTGGTCGGCTGGTCGCAGGGTGGCGGGCTGCTCCCGCACTACTACATCGACTTCCTCGGCGGCGACAAGAAGGTCGACAAGGTCATCGGCATCGCGCCCGGCAACCACGGCTCCACCGGCGACATGCTCACGTACGTGCGGTATTTCATCCCGCCGTTCGGACCGGTCGGCTACGACATCTTCAAGGCACTCTTCCCCGCCTTCGCCCAGCAGGCCCAGTACTCCGATCTCGTCCGGAAGGTCTACGGCAACGGCGACACCAAGCCGGGCCCGCACTACACGACGATCGTCACCAAATACGACGAGATCGCGACGCCGTTCACGAACGGCTTCCTCGAGGGCGACAACGTCACGAACATCCTTCTGCAGGACGACTGCCCGGTCGATCTGTCCGAACATCTGTCGATCAACTTCAGTGAGCGCACCTGGCGTCACGTGCGAAATGCGATGGCGTTCGCGACATCAAGGGGCAGAACCCCGACGGCTCGCGCTGGAGTTCGCTGA
- a CDS encoding DUF5313 domain-containing protein: protein MSTTQRTTPNAWEYIKYCYWAPLPKSMTAWVENDLAGPGASGRMVVRWAIPCIILLSPMLFVPADWGVRIIMTMPILIAYLFFSVALNRVYRRHRLAQHGLNPDLINRLEREKNSDLYDEYHRKYRGEHRRR, encoded by the coding sequence GTGAGCACCACACAACGCACCACACCGAACGCCTGGGAGTACATCAAGTACTGCTACTGGGCGCCCCTGCCGAAGTCGATGACCGCCTGGGTCGAGAACGACCTCGCGGGACCCGGGGCCTCGGGGCGGATGGTCGTGCGTTGGGCCATTCCCTGCATCATTCTCCTGAGCCCGATGCTGTTCGTCCCGGCGGACTGGGGCGTTCGGATCATCATGACGATGCCGATCCTCATCGCCTACCTGTTCTTCTCGGTCGCGCTGAACCGCGTGTACCGCCGTCACCGGCTGGCCCAGCACGGACTGAACCCCGACCTGATCAACCGGCTCGAACGTGAGAAGAACTCCGACCTCTACGACGAATACCACCGCAAGTACCGCGGCGAGCATCGTCGTCGCTGA
- a CDS encoding MDR family MFS transporter yields MTTSPPRVESVDDTPMTHKQRINALVGLLLGMFVALTSATIVSNALPTIITELHGTQDQYTWVVTATLLASTAATPIWGKLSDVFSKKLLVQLSLGVFTLGSVLAGLSTSVSMLIGFRVIQGLGLGGMQSLVMIVIASMFSPRERGRYQGAIAGVMSIATVAGPLMGGVIVDTSWLGWRWTFYVCVPLAVIAMVVVQRTLNLPVIRRKVYIDYAGALLISAGVSAILIWVTLAGKNFDWVSAMSFGLVALGLILLAAAVWVESKAKDPIIPLHLFKERTTTLATIASIAVGVALFGGAVFLGQYFQIARGYSPTAAGLLTLPMVFGSVVSATLSGRLITKYGRWKNYLVAGSIVMAVGFGLLATIDAHTNMAVLSGYLFALGLGMGMTMQNLVLAVQNTVEPKNLGAATSTVTFFRSLGGAAGVSVLGAVLSNHVTDLIGQGLRAIGITQTGSGGGAGLSNLNELPAPIAAIVRGAYGDGTARIFLVSMAMAIVGTIAVLFIKEVALNTLSGEDQRRAAEAAIASTDEEFAQVIAGETFGDTDEGALGRRAVIDPVAEPLDRRS; encoded by the coding sequence ATGACAACGTCCCCGCCACGCGTGGAATCCGTCGACGACACCCCGATGACCCACAAACAGCGCATCAACGCGCTCGTCGGGCTGCTGCTCGGCATGTTCGTCGCACTGACCTCGGCCACGATCGTGTCCAACGCGCTACCGACGATCATCACCGAGCTGCACGGCACCCAGGATCAGTACACGTGGGTCGTGACCGCGACCCTGCTCGCGTCGACAGCCGCCACCCCGATCTGGGGCAAGCTCTCCGACGTCTTCAGCAAGAAGCTGCTCGTCCAGCTGTCGCTCGGCGTCTTCACCCTCGGCTCGGTGCTCGCCGGCCTCTCGACGTCGGTCTCGATGCTGATCGGCTTCCGCGTGATCCAGGGCCTCGGCCTCGGCGGCATGCAGTCGCTGGTCATGATCGTCATCGCGTCGATGTTCAGCCCGCGTGAGCGCGGCCGCTACCAAGGCGCCATCGCCGGCGTCATGTCGATCGCGACCGTCGCCGGACCGCTGATGGGCGGCGTCATCGTCGACACGAGCTGGCTCGGCTGGCGCTGGACGTTCTACGTGTGCGTCCCGCTGGCCGTCATCGCCATGGTCGTCGTGCAGCGCACCCTGAACCTGCCGGTCATCCGGCGCAAGGTGTACATCGACTACGCCGGCGCACTGCTCATCTCGGCGGGCGTCAGCGCCATCCTGATCTGGGTCACCCTCGCCGGCAAGAACTTCGACTGGGTCTCGGCCATGTCCTTCGGCCTCGTCGCGCTCGGTCTCATCCTGCTCGCCGCCGCGGTGTGGGTGGAGTCCAAGGCCAAGGATCCGATCATCCCGCTGCACCTGTTCAAGGAGCGCACGACCACCCTCGCGACCATCGCCAGCATCGCCGTCGGTGTGGCGCTGTTCGGTGGCGCGGTGTTCCTGGGCCAGTACTTCCAGATCGCCCGCGGCTACTCGCCCACTGCGGCCGGCCTGCTGACCCTGCCGATGGTGTTCGGCTCGGTGGTCTCGGCGACCCTGTCCGGACGTCTCATCACCAAGTACGGTCGCTGGAAGAACTACCTGGTCGCCGGCTCGATCGTGATGGCGGTCGGTTTCGGCCTCCTGGCGACGATCGACGCCCACACCAACATGGCCGTGCTCAGCGGCTACCTGTTCGCGCTCGGCCTCGGCATGGGCATGACCATGCAGAATCTGGTCCTCGCGGTGCAGAACACCGTCGAGCCGAAGAACCTCGGTGCAGCCACCTCGACCGTGACCTTCTTCCGGTCGCTCGGTGGTGCGGCCGGCGTGTCGGTACTGGGCGCGGTGCTGTCGAACCACGTCACCGACCTCATCGGTCAGGGTCTGCGCGCCATCGGCATCACGCAGACCGGCTCCGGCGGCGGCGCGGGTCTGTCCAATCTCAACGAACTGCCGGCGCCCATCGCGGCGATCGTCCGCGGCGCCTACGGCGACGGAACGGCCCGGATCTTCCTCGTCTCGATGGCGATGGCCATCGTCGGCACGATCGCGGTCCTCTTCATCAAGGAGGTCGCGCTCAACACCCTCAGCGGCGAGGACCAGCGACGCGCCGCCGAGGCGGCAATCGCCTCCACCGACGAGGAGTTCGCCCAGGTCATCGCGGGCGAGACCTTCGGCGACACGGATGAGGGCGCGCTCGGACGCCGGGCCGTCATCGATCCCGTCGCGGAACCGCTCGACCGTAGGTCCTGA